CGGAGACGCGTTCGCGACCCGACTGCGAGCACGTCTCAATACGCCTATAAATCCTCTCGCGGCGTCAGGAACCCCATGAGCACGACGATGCCCCACCCGGACGCCAGCTCCGTCGCGAAGATCTACTACGCCGACGACCAGCCCGCACAGGTCGACGCCGCCTTCGTCATCGAGGACTGGGACTGGGTGGTCGGGTTCGACCAGGTCAACACCGACGACTACGACTACGTCTCCATCCCCATCGACCGCGTCGTCGGCGTGATGTCGCCGACGTACACGCAGTTCTCGCACAACGGCCGCCGCGTCACCGCCTACGGCGTCGACGACGTGGAGATCGAGGAGTTCATCCACCTGCTCCCGCTCTGAGGCCGGGCTCGCGGTCGAGCGCGATACCGAATTCGTTCTGCAGTACCTCGTCCCAGTCCGTCTCGGAGACCGCCTCTTCTTCCAGTTCCGCACCCCACGACCGGGTCACCGTCTCCCTCGTGAGCTTGCGGTGGCCCGTCCCGGTCGCGATGGAGACGACGGGGTCGCCGGTGAACGTCGACTCCGGGGCGGTCGCGAGGTACTCGCAGGTCGCCTCGAAGTACGACAGCTCCCGGGGCACGTCCCGGAAGACGTACCGGTTCGACCAGTCGTCCTCGCCCGGTTTGCGGTACTGCGTGACGTAGTCCGCGTCGGGGCGGTCGCTCTCGCCGACGCGCCAGTCGACGCCGACCTCGTCCGTCAGCTCCTCGCCGTCGAGAGGAAGCGGCCGTCTGAGCACCGGAATCCCCATGCCAACGTCGACGACGTAGCGCCGCCCGTCCAGCGTCACGACGTTCGTGTGGTGGTTCGCGGGTGGGCTCGGGTCGCCGTCGTCGCTCAGCATCATGGAGGCGACGCGGTCGCGCTCGTAGCCGA
This window of the Haloarchaeobius amylolyticus genome carries:
- a CDS encoding arylamine N-acetyltransferase family protein; the encoded protein is MEATGYLRRIGLEPDSIYEPDLATLARIQQAHVTSVPFETLSITGHPHREDAGEGVSLSLPDLYEKIVDRRRGGFCFELNGLFGWLLAELGYERDRVASMMLSDDGDPSPPANHHTNVVTLDGRRYVVDVGMGIPVLRRPLPLDGEELTDEVGVDWRVGESDRPDADYVTQYRKPGEDDWSNRYVFRDVPRELSYFEATCEYLATAPESTFTGDPVVSIATGTGHRKLTRETVTRSWGAELEEEAVSETDWDEVLQNEFGIALDREPGLRAGAGG